Genomic window (Cucumis sativus cultivar 9930 chromosome 2, Cucumber_9930_V3, whole genome shotgun sequence):
CTCGTGGGTCATAATTTGGCGACTAAGTCTTCTGATAGgttattgatttttcttgaaaCTGAGAAAAATTTCTGGCTCCTTCTCGTAACTCATAACACTGGCTGACAGAACATAAGGAGCTATCAGGGCTTTCCTTCTAGTGCTGATCGGCTCAAATCTTGGTTTGCTTAATGAAATTCCTTCATCTGGGTCTTAGATGGGTATTAGAGCTGGTCAGGTTGCGGATGCAATCACGATCTTAAACCCTTCTCAGCCCAATTATTTTGATACAGCTTTGAAGTCTATCCAGTCGGCTTGTGGCCTCCCACTGGTTGATCCAACTTCCTCGAATTGCAagtctctttctttttctaaaaccTTTGCCCCCATTCTCTAGTGCCGGATCAGTGCCCTCTAAATCTTCTCCCGTGAAGCCCCAATTTCCAAATCTTCCTCCACTTCGcattcttcttccatttcttcctcGGCCAGATCCGGGTTACGAGATAAGtcagaaaaacattcaaaaccAAAGAAACTCCCGATTATCTTCGAGACGTTCCCAGAGCACTTTGTTAGAAGAAAGAGATTGAAGGagatccaaaaacaaaatgtctTAAAAGCAAGTTTGTTGTTAGACCAGAATCCGGATTTGTTAGAGGCTAAGTGTACCTTTATTCAAGCCCCATCTCACCCAAACAGGTCAGACCCTCATAGTTCTAGCCATCCTCATTTTAACTactatgatttttcttttcctaatcCAATGGTTAGTTTTTTAGAGGCTCTCCTAGTCAAACTTCGTTCCCTTTGTCTAGAAAGAAGTGTGCTCTAGTTTTTTGATTCTCCCTTAGTATAAGCAGTGAGGAAGATGACCTTGTGTTGAAGACAGCTGAGAAGGAGGATCAATTGATAAAGGACCCTTTGGATTCTGATTTAAATGACCTGTTTCAGATTGAGGAAgctgtaaattttgaaaagtcgGTCCCTATATTTCCCTCTCAAGCTCAACAATCCCTCAAATTTGTACAGTTTAGGGGAAAGTTAGCTCTCAGAGGAATGTGTAATGGTGGAAGAGGGACGAGGGAAGAGGGAAGAGGGAAGAGGGAAGAAGGAAGAGGGAAGAGGGAGAAGCACGGtagttgaaaaattaaaaaaactccAACTAGGAATGAATGAGGCCTCTCATTATGAATGAGAAATTGTCATTGATGCTCATcagaaagtgaaaaagaacaaatctTAACCTTTAGACCAAGAGCTCCATCTACTGTTTGCATGAAAtcgaaataaataatatgtggCCTTGTAGGTACTCCTTCATACAAAGAGCCTATTATAATTCCTCTCAATCCATTATAGCCAAGtggtttcaaaattcaaagggATGTCTTGTCAACAGTTACTACACCTGTTCTGATTGCTCTTCTCTTAGCACTCTTTCAGCACAAACTGGTATAATATCCTTCATGttacaaaccaaaataaactGCAAATTTGAACTCCTACTTGTGTAAttcttcaataaatatttcaatgtgTAGTAATTAGTTTGAGACAAGTGCTTCagtgaatttaaaaatatttttaattcattattttcattgtgTAATCTGtacattataaataataatgatgatggtAATCAAGGGTCTCACAAATACACATCACCAACGTTAGCCCATGCTAAGCGATGATCGATGGATATTTATAACAGAAGGCATGCCTCAGATGCAACTGAATTATCTACTCACATGGATTTTGTATCATGTTCTAATGATTTCTTAGATTAACATATGtgcaaaatttctttaaagaagCATTTGAATAGATCCTATATGTGTGCTAGTGTTCATTTGAGAACAAGAGTGGATCTATAAACTTGTCATAGGAAAGAGGTGGCTTTTCGGAAACCGAGAGTGATTGAGGTAGTGATCAGAGGTAAAAGGAAGATCATTATGACATGTTTAATTTCAGCTCTTAAAGCTGTGTAAGGATGTAAAGGAAAGGTAAAGGTAACCTTTCCTTGCACATATTGTAAGAGGTGCAAAAGGAGAAGTTGAAGTCAGAGGATGTTCTAGTGGTGAATGagtttcttgatgttttttaagaAGACTTGTCAAGACTGCCACCTGATAGGAAAGTTGAGTTCACTATTGATGATTTGCTTGACTAATTCAGGGGAGCATGTGTGTTGTTCAAGATCCACCTAAGATCAAGATATCATCGGTCGAAGGTTAAGGAATCAGATATTGTGAAAATGACTTTTTGGAcaagataatatatattttttcagaGAGAGTTTAGGCAGATTATCATTTAAGTTTTCGACGGAGGAGCCATCCTAATACGTACCCTCCTCCCCTTTCTTTCTCCCTAAGAAGAGGAGGGTGGAGAAATCTTTTGATACGTGGAAAAACATCTTACCTACTTACTCAAATAACCCCCTTATGGAAATGAGTTATTCTGTTgaaatatatgataaaatcTAAGGATATTTTTGAGTAATtgagttaaaataatatttgaaaatgagttCTATTCACGCCAAAAAAACCTTCctaaaaaatatctaactCTAACCATTGTAGTATTGGTTGACAAACAGTCTTCTTTAGCTTTTGTGTGTTATATAACACTGTGCCGTTTCTGTTCGGATTCAACAAAGCTAACCACACAACAAAAATGGAGATATGGTTCATCTTCATaatctccctctccctctgCTCTCTTCTCACTTCCATTTTTACCCATTTCCAAACCTCCACAAAGCTTCCACCAGGCCCTCCTTCAATCCCCATCCTCACCAATTTCCTATGGCTCCGCAGATCCTCCCTCCAAATCGAGTCTCTTCTCCGGAGTTTCGTCGCTAAATATGGTCCTGTTCTCACCCTCCGCATCGGCTCCAGGCCCACTGTCTTCATCGCCGACCGTTCAATTGCCCACAAAATCCTCGTCCAAAACGGTGCTCTCTTTGCTGACCGTCCACCGGCCCTATCCGTTAGCAAAGTCGTGACTTCCAACCAACACAACATTAGCTCTGCTTCTTACGGCCCACTTTGGCGCCTCCTCCGCCGCAATCTCACTTCTCAAATTCTTCATCCTTCTCGTGTCAGATCCTATAGTGAAGCTCGCAAGTGGGTTTTGGATATTCTTCTCAATCGTCTTCAGTCTCAGTCTGAATCTGGAAACCCTGTCTCAGTCGTTGAGAATTTTCAGTATGCcatgttttgtttgttggtaTTGATGTGTTTCGGGGATAAGCTTGAGGAATCCCAGATTCGCGAAGTCGAGAACGTGGAGCGACAACTTATATTGTGTTTTCAGCGTTTTAACATTCTCAATTTCTGGCCTAAAGTCACAAAGATTTTGTTTCGGAAACGCTGGGAGGCGTTTTTCCAACTAAGAAAGAACCAAGAGAAGGTCCTAACTCGTTTGATCGATGCCCGAAGGAAGGCCAATGAAAACAGGGCCcaaaacgaagaagaagaaatagtgGTGTCATATGTTGATACGTTGCTTGAATTGGAGCTCCCTGACGAGAAGAGAAAGCTTAATGATGACGAATTAGTTACTTTATGCTCTGAATTCCTCAACGCCGGCACCGATACAACGTCCACAGCCTTGCAGTGGATAATGGCGAATTTAGTGAAATACCCAGAAATCCAAAACAAGCTTTTTGTAGAGATGAAAGGAGTAATGGGAAATGGATCAAGGGAGGAAGTGAAGGAAGAGGTTTTGGGGAAACTTCCATATTTGAAAGCTGTGGTTTTGGAAGGATTAAGAAAACACCCACCAGCGCATTTCGTGCTACCACATGCGGTGAAAGAAGATACAGAGTTGGGAAATTATGTGATACCAAAGAATGCGTCCGTAAATTTCATGGTGGCGGAAATGGGTCGAGATCCGAAAGTGTGGGAAGATCCGACGGCGTTTAATCCAGAGAGGTTCATGAAGGGcgggaaagaaaaagaagaacaagtaGCAGAGTTTGATATAACAGGGAGCAAAGAGATAAAGATGATGCCGTTTGGAGCAGGGAGGAGGATATGCCCTGGATTTGGTTTGGCGATTCTTCATTTGGAGTATTTTGTTGCTAATTTGGTATGGCGGTTCGAATGGAAGGTCGTTGATGGAGACGAAGTTGACATGTCGGAGAAGGTAGAGCTCACCGTTGCCATGAAGAAGCCTCTGAAAGCTAAAATCCATCCAAGGATCCATACTGAGAGCTGATTTTGTTATACTATGAGTTTCATTAAGGGTTCAATTATAGAAATTGGtaacaaactaaattttcaatgtAGAACTTGGTGAAAGTGGGCTTTGGTTTTGTTGATTTGGAGGAGAAATAAGAATGAAACCAAACTGATTTTGTATAAGAACATATTCAAATTGATGTGTAATAAAGAATATTATAGTTTACAACctattaaagtttaaagtagttttaatttaaacaatttgaaattagaaatgtTATTAGTTGTTTAAATGTTTGGAAGGTGAGACAATTACTACTTCTCTAGTAATGTTTTCGTCAAACCCAATTAACCATCCTATGGACTATGGATATGatatttatcataaaaatGAGTACATTGCATTTAGAAAGCGTGGTTTCAAGGAAATTAAGAGTGAATTATTTGTAGAGTCAAAGAAAGCTGCCTTTGGACAATTTCACTGCTCATTTTCTTCAACACGAAAATCACAAATGATAAGATggattttttgtgattttcatCCAATCACACATCTCCAACTCCAACTCCAACTCCAACTCCAACCATCTATAAGTTACTTACAATAGCAAATCTTATCATCCTTTGGCTATAAATAACACAAGTGTTTGAAGCAgactttctcaaataaattattctcTAACCACCTatttcctatttttaaaaatttctccatttaaatttttaattatgtcatcatgataaaatcaatttaatctattttggtaaaaatcaatcacattttttttttataaaaaagaataaatcaacGTAATTATTTAAtggttaaatttttattttggttccTAAACTTTTCATCCGGTTCTATTTTGGTCtatgaactttcaaaattgtcTGTTTTGGTCACACTACCATCATAATTCTCTTAACTTTATAATGATGtgactttgctatatttggaTGATTAGGTTCTAGATTTATcatgttaattaaattgattaaataataaatgaactttgctaatttattctataaattttttatgttaaagtAGAAATATAATTGACAcgctttaattaaaaaaactcaaattaaaaattattttttctttttctttgaaacttAAATCTCTCACATTTCATCTCGACACcccaacctttatttattttttaaattgaaatatatctTGAAACAGATCAAAATAATGctaataaatagaataaacaataaaacagAAATGAGATCTTGATGTTTAACATCCATAACAAGgtaaaataaactagaaaaataaaaaaaaagtataacacttgtttataataaactttacaaatttgtaaacaaataTTCCCACACAATAAATCGTAAAActcaaaaaaatgaagaaataattggaaggaagaggaaaaaaaaaaaaaaaacacctcAATGAATCACAAAATATCTCTAACATGAGgcactaaaaaatttatatgtgGATGAATCGTAATGACAATGCACCAAATTGGAAGTTGAGAAAGTAAAGTATAATGACAATGTGCCAAAATAGCGACGATCgtgaatttttttagttaattcttcgataaaacatcaatttatCGTCTAactttaactaaaaattaaaatcttaaactaTTAAAACTGATTATCTTATTTGACATCCTAGTTATCTAAACATTAAGTCCACCCCACCATTCCGTTAGaaagttaacaaaatattaacgGTAGAGaccaaaatatattgtttttaaaagtttagagacttaaacaatcacttttaaaagtcGAGGGAAGAATGAAGTTTAGAGACTAAAACAGATTTTCTAAATGAATCACAATGAACAATAGTAAGGAAAAGTCACGATCCCATCTTCTAACACAAGGCGAAACAACTACAACaagataatataaatattgctcttaaaaataaaatgaacgACCAACCCTAACCAAAGAACTAAGTGACCTTTAAATATGCACAACTAAATCACAATGATCAACAATCCTAAATTCTTGAGCAAATTATACACGGAATAAAGGAAGATGTTAGTaggaaaaacagaaaagacaACCACCgacaagaaaattatttagtaGAATGAACATTTTTGTATTATGTAGACCTATCCATTTTCAATATCAAGAAaccataaaacaaatattgcCAATCTCATATAACCTAAcaacttcaaataaattttaatatactaaccatacatatatttttaatttagagttaTTTTTTCAACCAGAAATGAACGGTTTTTAGTTCATATATTGATTGTAGGagtagttttaaattttgtttaaaggttaagagtatttttaaaattgttatagtTTAGGGggagttttttaaaagaaacttttaaCGGGTTTCATCCAAAACTAAagataaaagtattttttaaccaattttaaaagttcgagggtatttatgaaacttttaaaagtttagaggtATATTTGACccaaaatataaagttgagagtcactttttttttataagttagctttgaaaaattacataaaatataaagaaaatttagaaaaatcacCTAGTACTTTATACATCAAATTTCACTAATgtcctaaaattttatttattatcttagGTAAGATTTCGTGTTTTTAGGACCATTTTAACCttcatatgaatatttaatataattgattttcgAAAATATGaccttaattatattataccaaatttattatataatttatagggacatttttaaaatatcaaaatatttacccgctataacaaaattgattttccttcttctttctttatcctttctatttatttttatttttgtataatgAGTTACTCTAAATTATCCACCCCCAATAACTATGTTGGGTGAGTTCTATCTTTCGGTcatgttcttaatttttttgtttatcatatCTTATGGTCTGTTAGATTTCACCCTAATACAAAtagtattttgtttcattacgACATATTTCGATCatcttattcattttttttgtttagtaaaGATTCCGTGaacaatatatacatttataatCTAATTCTCTTATGTGATTTATCAGATATATACATCtgcatatttttaataatacataagTTGTGACAcgtacaattattttattaacgtTAGTGcatatttgtttcattaaacttatttatttattttttgtttcttaatgtgtcatcaacaaaataatatatttatgttatgtgatttattagatatatacaatgatatattttcaataaaacataacttCTATCACATATAGTTTCATTATTTATCATTGCATATACAGATGATGTTatcaatatatacaataatatgtATAGTGACTCATATAGTTCTATTATTTCTTGTCAGGTATGACcaaaatttctatatatttcaatggttttttttcaataatttatgttatcaacataatagaattaatcacgtatatatttacataaagtatctaataaatgcaaatcttaatctatttttcttatttcatttttatattattaataataaatatgagtAAATTGGTCATTTGGACTCTACATTTGTGTACGTGAGaggtttgtaaatatttttgccaattttttcattttgaagaattttccaCTTTCTTGATCCACCTATAATTGTTATcttagtttcttcttcttcttcttcttttttttttttttgatttttaatatcCACACACCAAAACATGGATGATTATTGAACTGaaaacccaacccaactccAAGACACTGACAGATAGAGCCTAACGGATATTATTTTGGCTGAATTCCACATCCAATCTCCATCtcacaaaaaaaatggagaattgGTTCATCGTCCTCGTCTCCTTCTCCATCTGCTCTCTTCTCACCTCCATTTTCACCCTTCTCCGTACCTCCTCCAAGCTTCCACCAGGCCCTCCTTCAATCCCCATCCTCACCAATTTCCAGTGGCTCCGCAAATCCACCCTCCAAATCGAGTCTCTACTTCGTAGTTTCGTCGCAAAATATGGCCCCATCATCACCCTCCCCATCGGCACCCGCCCCGTCATCTTCATCGCCGACCCCTCCATCGCCCACAAGGCCCTCGTCCTCAACGGCGCCCTCTTCGCCGATCGTCCACCGGCGCTACCTGTTGCCAAGATCATTACCTCCAACCAACACAACATTAACTCTGCCTCTTACGGCCCACTCTGGCGCCTCCTCCGCCGTAATCTCACTTCCCAAATCCTCCATCCTTCCCGTCTCAAATCCTACAGTGAAGCTCGCAAGTGGGTTTTGGATGTCCTTATTAATCGGTTTGTTTCTCAGTCTGAATCGGGAAATCCCGTTTGTGTTATTGAACATTTTCAGCATGCTATGTTCTGTTTGTTGGTGTTGATGTGTTTTGGGGATAAGCTTGAGGAGTCCCTGATCAAGGAAATTGAAGACGTGCATCGAGTTttgcttttgaattttcaacgTTTTAGCAATCTTGATTTGTTGCCTAAATTGTCCAAGATTTTCTTCCGAAAACGTTGGGAGGCATTTCTTGAAATCAGAAGAAAGCAAGATAAAGTCGTCATCCCAT
Coding sequences:
- the LOC101220777 gene encoding cytochrome P450 89A2, with protein sequence MEIWFIFIISLSLCSLLTSIFTHFQTSTKLPPGPPSIPILTNFLWLRRSSLQIESLLRSFVAKYGPVLTLRIGSRPTVFIADRSIAHKILVQNGALFADRPPALSVSKVVTSNQHNISSASYGPLWRLLRRNLTSQILHPSRVRSYSEARKWVLDILLNRLQSQSESGNPVSVVENFQYAMFCLLVLMCFGDKLEESQIREVENVERQLILCFQRFNILNFWPKVTKILFRKRWEAFFQLRKNQEKVLTRLIDARRKANENRAQNEEEEIVVSYVDTLLELELPDEKRKLNDDELVTLCSEFLNAGTDTTSTALQWIMANLVKYPEIQNKLFVEMKGVMGNGSREEVKEEVLGKLPYLKAVVLEGLRKHPPAHFVLPHAVKEDTELGNYVIPKNASVNFMVAEMGRDPKVWEDPTAFNPERFMKGGKEKEEQVAEFDITGSKEIKMMPFGAGRRICPGFGLAILHLEYFVANLVWRFEWKVVDGDEVDMSEKVELTVAMKKPLKAKIHPRIHTES